A single region of the Ctenopharyngodon idella isolate HZGC_01 chromosome 21, HZGC01, whole genome shotgun sequence genome encodes:
- the fgf10a gene encoding fibroblast growth factor 10a — translation MCKWKVTKGASAWFRLSCLSLPLLLLLLCSALPVACHDSHRAVRAPRGANSSSAAVVGRHVRSYNHLTGDVRRRKLFSYQKFFLRIDKNGKVNGTKSKDDPYSTLEIKSVDVGIVAIKGIQSNYYLAINKKGVVYGARDFGIDCKLIERIEENRYNTYASAEWRNKMKPMFVGLSANGKPMRAKKTRRKNTATHFLPIPIV, via the exons ATGTGCAAATGGAAAGTGACTAAGGGTGCCTCAGCCTGGTTCCGTCTGTCCTGCCTTTCCCTGCCGCTGCTGCTTCTGCTCCTGTGTTCGGCTCTGCCTGTGGCCTGCCATGACTCTCACAGGGCCGTACGTGCCCCGAGGGGCGCAAACTCCTCGTCGGCTGCCGTGGTGGGGCGGCATGTGCGCAGCTACAACCACCTCACGGGGGATGTGCGCAGGAGGAAACTCTTCTCCTACCAGAAGTTCTTTCTCAGGATCGATAAGAACGGAAAAGTCAATGGCACCAAAAGCAAGGACGATCCGTACA GTACACTCGAAATCAAGTCTGTGGATGTGGGCATCGTTGCCATCAAGGGGATTCAAAGCAATTACTACCTTGCAATTAACAAGAAAGGGGTGGTCTACGGGGCG AGGGATTTCGGCATTGACTGCAAGCTGATAGAGCGGATAGAGGAGAACAGGTACAACACGTACGCCTCGGCAGAGTGGAGGAACAAGATGAAGCCCATGTTCGTGGGCTTGAGCGCCAACGGGAAGCCGATGAGAGCCAAAAAGACCCGGAGAAAAAACACAGCCACACACTTTCTCCCCATTCCTATCGTGTAG